Proteins from a single region of Sporosarcina sp. P33:
- the smc gene encoding chromosome segregation protein SMC, with protein sequence MFLKRLEIAGFKSFAEKIHIDFVPGVTAIVGPNGSGKSNVIDAIRWVLGEQSAKSLRGSKMEDVIFAGSDSRKAINFAEVTLILDNTDNLFPLDYTEISVSRRVFRSGDSAYLLNGQTCRLKDITTLFMDSGLGKEAFSIISQGRVDEILNSRAEERRNVFDEAAGVLKYKTHKLQAEHKLFETTDNLDRVQDILKEIDDRLVPLEKEAGLARQAAHLQSELREADVRLLHHDAGTLQKQISEKTAAVEADEAEQRQSSAVLQQREQELEQDKQLLGQIEAALDELQSQLVNKTSDAEKWEGRRLLSLEKSRNTKQQVERITQELQAAEQAEQAAKDKLLAMQAKQTAAQQELEAVVKESKQVTSMLSSSLKETEQQIERLKSDYIERLNEEATVRSEIRHVVERLQGEKSSTEKITVQTALLSERQQQLTKEQQEKMAQKTVIQKQLDELEKSAKACQQQLTEEEQRLSTQQQFLQKALRRQSEMQGRLRALESLEKDFSGFYSGVKEVLHAKKQQRIQGIEGAVVELITTEPSYTKAIETALGGAMQHIITTTERDARQAIGYLKSKNFGRATFLPLDILKPRELPMNSRQLLSGQPGFIGTAFELIQTSPAYESVAKNLLGQTIVASDLQTASGLAKAISHRYRIVTLDGDIINAGGSLTGGGAKGQSTLFSRKAEVETLTAQLQQMDESIQQATAQIAETRNQVGVSLHLREQLRTRTEEVLQKKSAIHTSLQETEMELRSVKMEISTIEIGRTDTASAEKELIRKKEGLQTHHIALKSELQEIMEKLESLERLVENRREEQQSLQQKLHNLQQKSAVLKEQNAYRENNILETKDQLAELHQTISRLQEEHQYVREFVIGNELSPEEIEKHSQEANEAKQQIQQQIEAERTKRSGQVQRVQSHEQQMKQLRQQAGTVAERLNTVKVQLSRLETQYETVIERLDEEYGLRPNELQSDTPDIPQLRKTVDECKQRLAAIGPVNPNAIQEFEEVSGRHQFLQSQRNDLLEAKNTLQEAMEEMDQEMKSRFEMTFEAIRSHFRRVFKEMFGGGEADLLLTDPANLLTTGIDIVARPPGKKLQNLRLLSGGERALTVISLLFSILEVRPVPFCILDEVEAALDEANVVRYSNYLKKVSEQTQFIVITHRKGTMEGADVLYGITMQESGVSKMLSVKLSEVAEEINS encoded by the coding sequence GTGTTTTTAAAGAGGCTGGAAATTGCAGGCTTTAAGTCTTTTGCGGAGAAAATCCATATTGATTTTGTACCTGGTGTTACAGCCATCGTCGGACCGAACGGCAGCGGAAAAAGTAATGTTATTGATGCGATCCGCTGGGTGCTCGGCGAACAGTCGGCAAAATCACTTCGCGGCAGTAAAATGGAAGATGTTATTTTTGCCGGCAGTGATTCCCGTAAAGCGATTAACTTTGCAGAAGTCACACTCATTCTGGACAATACGGATAATCTGTTTCCGCTGGATTACACAGAGATCAGTGTCAGCAGAAGAGTTTTCCGGTCCGGAGACAGCGCCTATCTGCTGAATGGCCAAACGTGCCGGCTAAAAGATATTACAACGCTTTTTATGGATTCAGGGCTGGGCAAAGAGGCTTTCTCAATTATTTCACAGGGACGGGTTGATGAGATATTAAACAGCCGTGCGGAGGAGCGCAGAAACGTTTTTGACGAAGCGGCGGGCGTGTTAAAATATAAAACCCATAAACTGCAGGCGGAGCATAAACTGTTCGAGACTACTGATAATTTAGATCGTGTGCAAGATATATTGAAAGAAATTGACGACCGGCTAGTTCCGCTTGAAAAGGAAGCGGGACTGGCCCGTCAAGCTGCACATCTGCAGTCTGAACTCCGAGAGGCGGATGTGCGGTTATTGCATCATGACGCGGGCACACTGCAGAAGCAGATTTCTGAAAAAACAGCAGCTGTAGAGGCTGATGAAGCAGAGCAGCGGCAATCATCTGCAGTACTTCAGCAGCGTGAACAGGAACTAGAACAGGATAAACAGCTGCTTGGACAAATCGAAGCTGCGCTGGATGAACTGCAAAGCCAGCTAGTCAATAAAACATCAGATGCGGAAAAATGGGAAGGCAGAAGACTGCTGTCCCTTGAAAAAAGCCGCAATACGAAGCAGCAGGTAGAACGGATCACACAAGAACTGCAAGCCGCTGAACAAGCTGAACAAGCAGCGAAAGATAAACTCCTTGCGATGCAGGCCAAACAGACAGCAGCTCAGCAGGAATTGGAAGCCGTTGTGAAAGAGAGTAAACAAGTCACATCTATGCTGAGCAGTTCATTGAAAGAAACAGAACAGCAAATTGAACGGCTAAAATCAGACTATATTGAACGGCTCAATGAAGAAGCGACTGTGCGCAGTGAAATCAGGCATGTGGTAGAGCGTCTGCAAGGTGAAAAGTCATCCACTGAAAAGATTACTGTGCAGACTGCTCTTCTTTCTGAAAGGCAGCAGCAATTGACGAAAGAGCAGCAGGAGAAAATGGCGCAAAAGACCGTCATTCAGAAACAGCTTGACGAGCTGGAGAAATCTGCGAAAGCATGCCAGCAACAATTAACTGAAGAAGAACAGCGTCTGTCTACACAGCAGCAATTTCTGCAGAAAGCACTGCGCAGACAGTCTGAAATGCAGGGGAGACTCCGTGCTCTGGAAAGTTTAGAGAAAGATTTCTCCGGATTTTATTCGGGTGTGAAAGAAGTGCTGCACGCAAAGAAGCAACAGCGTATACAAGGTATTGAAGGGGCGGTAGTAGAACTGATTACTACAGAACCTTCCTATACGAAAGCAATCGAAACAGCCCTTGGCGGCGCGATGCAACATATCATCACGACAACTGAACGTGACGCGAGGCAGGCGATCGGTTATCTGAAGTCTAAAAACTTCGGACGCGCAACGTTTCTTCCGCTGGATATTTTAAAGCCGCGGGAGCTGCCGATGAACAGCCGTCAGCTGCTTAGTGGGCAGCCAGGATTTATCGGTACAGCGTTTGAACTGATTCAAACTTCTCCTGCCTATGAATCTGTCGCCAAAAATTTATTAGGCCAGACCATAGTGGCGAGTGATTTGCAGACAGCTTCCGGTTTGGCAAAAGCAATAAGCCACCGCTACCGCATCGTCACACTCGATGGTGATATCATCAATGCGGGCGGATCACTGACCGGCGGCGGTGCAAAAGGGCAATCCACTTTATTTTCGCGGAAAGCGGAAGTAGAGACACTTACCGCTCAGCTGCAGCAAATGGATGAATCCATTCAGCAGGCCACGGCGCAAATAGCGGAAACACGCAACCAGGTGGGAGTCAGTTTACATTTGCGCGAGCAGCTGAGGACCCGGACAGAAGAGGTTCTGCAGAAAAAGTCTGCTATTCATACTTCTTTACAGGAAACCGAAATGGAACTGCGTTCTGTGAAAATGGAGATTTCAACAATTGAAATTGGGCGAACTGATACGGCATCTGCAGAAAAAGAGCTTATCAGGAAAAAAGAGGGCTTACAAACGCATCACATAGCTTTAAAAAGCGAACTTCAAGAGATCATGGAAAAGCTTGAAAGCCTGGAACGTTTAGTTGAAAATCGCCGCGAAGAGCAACAGTCACTGCAGCAAAAACTGCATAATCTGCAACAGAAAAGTGCTGTACTGAAAGAGCAGAACGCGTACCGTGAAAACAACATTTTGGAAACAAAAGACCAATTGGCGGAACTGCATCAGACAATCAGCCGACTGCAGGAGGAGCATCAGTATGTCCGGGAGTTTGTCATCGGCAACGAGCTGTCCCCTGAAGAAATTGAGAAGCACAGTCAAGAGGCAAACGAAGCAAAGCAGCAAATCCAGCAACAAATTGAGGCAGAACGAACGAAACGGTCCGGGCAAGTGCAGCGGGTCCAATCACACGAACAGCAAATGAAACAGCTCAGACAGCAGGCAGGTACGGTGGCTGAGCGATTGAATACAGTGAAAGTTCAATTGTCCAGGCTCGAAACACAGTATGAAACTGTCATAGAACGTCTGGATGAAGAGTACGGTCTGCGTCCAAATGAACTGCAGTCGGATACACCGGATATTCCGCAGCTTCGGAAAACTGTGGATGAATGTAAGCAGCGGCTTGCGGCGATCGGTCCGGTCAATCCAAATGCCATCCAGGAATTTGAAGAGGTTTCCGGCCGCCACCAGTTTTTGCAGTCGCAGCGCAATGATCTGCTGGAAGCAAAAAACACGCTGCAGGAAGCGATGGAGGAGATGGACCAGGAAATGAAGAGCCGCTTCGAGATGACATTTGAAGCGATTCGCAGTCATTTCCGCCGGGTGTTCAAAGAAATGTTTGGCGGCGGAGAAGCCGACTTACTCTTAACAGATCCAGCCAATTTGCTGACGACAGGAATTGATATTGTGGCGCGTCCTCCGGGGAAGAAACTGCAGAATTTACGTCTGCTGTCAGGCGGGGAACGTGCGCTGACTGTGATTTCCTTGCTGTTTTCGATTCTGGAAGTCCGTCCGGTGCCGTTCTGTATACTTGACGAAGTGGAAGCGGCACTGGATGAAGCGAACGTAGTGCGTTATAGTAATTATTTGAAGAAAGTTTCAGAGCAGACGCAATTCATTGTGATCACTCACCGGAAAGGTACGATGGAAGGCGCGGATGTACTGTACGGCATTACAATGCAGGAATCGGGCGTTTCAAAAATGCTTTCTGTCAAACTGTCTGAAGTGGCAGAAGAAATCAATAGCTAA
- the ftsY gene encoding signal recognition particle-docking protein FtsY — MSFFKKIKDKISGTNEAVTEKFKDGLTKTRDSFTSKVNDLVSKFRVVDEEFFEELEEVLLQADVGFETVMELIDLLKDEVKRKNIKDTAGMQSLISEKLVEIYNSGEEMSNKLTIEEGRLNVILMVGVNGVGKTTTIGKMAARLQKEGKTVMLAAGDTFRAGAIDQLVVWGERTGAEVIRQAEGSDPAAVIFDAVKAAKKRNIDVLICDTAGRLQNKVNLMNELEKVHRIIGREIEGAPHEVLLALDATTGQNALIQAQTFNEATNVTGIVLTKLDGTAKGGIVLAIRNKLNIPVKFVGLGEGIDDLQPFDPEKYVYGLFADGLEMEDSDLDKEGNEEDK, encoded by the coding sequence ATGTCTTTTTTTAAGAAAATAAAAGATAAAATTTCAGGTACAAATGAAGCGGTAACAGAAAAATTCAAAGACGGTCTGACCAAGACGCGGGATTCATTTACGTCAAAAGTAAATGACCTCGTATCGAAATTCCGTGTAGTGGATGAAGAGTTTTTTGAAGAACTGGAAGAAGTATTGCTTCAGGCGGATGTAGGGTTTGAAACCGTTATGGAATTGATCGATCTGTTGAAAGATGAAGTCAAACGCAAAAACATTAAAGATACTGCAGGAATGCAGTCATTGATTTCTGAAAAACTCGTGGAGATTTATAACTCAGGTGAAGAAATGTCCAATAAGCTGACTATTGAAGAGGGCCGTCTGAACGTTATTCTGATGGTCGGAGTAAATGGTGTCGGCAAAACAACGACGATCGGTAAGATGGCGGCCCGTCTGCAAAAAGAAGGCAAAACCGTCATGCTGGCAGCAGGCGATACGTTCCGGGCAGGCGCGATTGACCAGCTCGTTGTCTGGGGAGAGCGAACAGGCGCAGAAGTCATCCGGCAGGCAGAAGGTTCAGATCCGGCTGCGGTCATCTTTGACGCGGTGAAAGCGGCGAAGAAACGTAATATTGATGTTCTAATCTGTGACACGGCAGGACGCCTTCAAAACAAAGTGAACCTGATGAATGAACTGGAAAAAGTTCACCGTATCATCGGCCGTGAAATTGAAGGCGCGCCGCATGAAGTATTGCTTGCGCTTGATGCGACTACCGGTCAGAATGCGTTAATTCAAGCCCAGACATTCAACGAAGCGACGAATGTTACGGGAATTGTCCTGACGAAACTCGACGGTACAGCAAAGGGCGGTATTGTGCTGGCAATCCGCAACAAGCTCAACATTCCGGTGAAATTCGTCGGTCTTGGAGAAGGCATCGATGATTTACAGCCGTTTGATCCGGAAAAATACGTCTACGGATTGTTTGCAGATGGTCTGGAAATGGAAGACAGTGATCTGGATAAAGAAGGAAATGAAGAAGACAAGTAA
- a CDS encoding putative DNA-binding protein, translating into MLEKTTRVNFLFDFYQSLLTDKQRLYMQLYYLDDLSLGEIAEQYSVSRQAVYDNVKRTEAMLEDYEKKLKLFEKHESRLEIVEQLSEMIPAYDPDRFKELLHTLKDFE; encoded by the coding sequence ATGCTTGAAAAAACGACAAGAGTGAACTTCCTCTTTGATTTTTATCAATCATTATTAACAGACAAACAACGTTTATATATGCAATTATATTATTTGGATGATCTTTCTCTCGGTGAAATTGCGGAACAATACAGCGTATCGAGACAGGCAGTGTATGACAATGTAAAAAGAACCGAAGCCATGCTTGAAGATTATGAGAAAAAACTCAAACTGTTTGAAAAGCATGAAAGCCGTCTGGAAATCGTAGAGCAGCTGTCAGAAATGATACCTGCATATGACCCTGACCGGTTCAAAGAATTGCTGCACACCTTAAAGGATTTTGAATAG
- the ffh gene encoding signal recognition particle protein — protein sequence MAFEGLAERLQGTMNKITGKGKINESDVKEMMREVRFALIEADVNLKVVKEFVKTVSERSVGQDVMKSLTPGQQVVKIVKDELTNLMGGEQNPIQFSRKSPTVIMMVGLQGAGKTTTSGKLATVLRKKHNKKPLLVAADIYRPAAIQQLETLGKQITIPVFSMGTDQSPVEIARKAMEEAEREHHDVVIIDTAGRLHVDEALMQELKDIRELTKPDEVFLVVDAMTGQDAVNVAKSFDETIGITGVVLTKLDGDTRGGAALSIRSVTQKPIKFVGMGEKMDALEPFHPERMASRILGMGDVMSLIEKAQENVDETKAKELEQKLRTQTFTLDDFLDQLQQVKKMGPLDEILKMMPGANKIKGLDSAKVDESQMGRVEAVIYSMTLAERENPDIINASRKKRIATGAGTSIQEVNRLLKQFEEMKKMVKQMTNMQQKGKKKGKMPGFDSFFK from the coding sequence ATGGCTTTTGAAGGTCTGGCCGAACGCCTGCAAGGTACGATGAATAAGATTACAGGCAAAGGCAAAATCAATGAATCTGATGTAAAAGAAATGATGCGGGAAGTGCGTTTTGCGCTGATTGAGGCCGACGTTAACCTAAAAGTTGTGAAAGAATTTGTCAAGACGGTCAGCGAACGCTCAGTTGGCCAGGACGTTATGAAAAGCTTGACGCCGGGACAGCAAGTCGTAAAGATTGTTAAAGATGAATTGACGAATCTGATGGGCGGGGAGCAGAACCCGATCCAATTTTCCCGCAAATCACCAACTGTCATTATGATGGTCGGTTTGCAGGGGGCCGGTAAAACGACAACTTCCGGCAAATTAGCCACGGTTTTGCGTAAAAAACATAATAAAAAGCCTTTGCTCGTTGCAGCGGATATTTATCGTCCGGCTGCCATTCAGCAGCTCGAAACGCTTGGGAAGCAAATCACCATTCCTGTGTTCTCTATGGGAACAGATCAGTCACCTGTTGAAATTGCACGCAAGGCAATGGAAGAAGCCGAGCGCGAACACCATGACGTAGTCATCATTGATACAGCCGGCCGTCTGCACGTCGATGAAGCCCTCATGCAGGAACTGAAGGATATCCGTGAACTGACGAAGCCTGATGAGGTATTCCTGGTAGTCGATGCCATGACAGGTCAGGATGCTGTCAACGTGGCTAAGAGTTTCGACGAGACCATTGGAATCACGGGTGTTGTGCTGACGAAACTCGACGGAGATACCCGCGGCGGGGCGGCATTGTCCATTCGTTCTGTTACGCAAAAACCGATCAAATTCGTTGGTATGGGCGAGAAGATGGATGCGCTGGAGCCGTTTCATCCGGAGCGTATGGCATCACGAATTCTTGGCATGGGCGATGTCATGTCGCTCATTGAAAAAGCGCAGGAAAACGTGGATGAAACCAAAGCAAAAGAGCTCGAGCAGAAATTGCGCACGCAAACTTTCACGCTCGATGACTTCCTTGATCAGCTGCAGCAAGTGAAAAAGATGGGGCCGCTCGATGAAATTTTAAAAATGATGCCAGGCGCCAATAAAATTAAAGGGCTTGACAGTGCAAAAGTGGATGAAAGTCAGATGGGTCGTGTCGAAGCAGTCATCTATTCCATGACATTGGCTGAACGCGAAAATCCGGACATTATCAACGCAAGCCGAAAAAAACGGATTGCAACTGGTGCGGGCACATCCATTCAGGAAGTGAACCGACTGCTGAAACAGTTTGAAGAAATGAAGAAAATGGTCAAACAGATGACCAACATGCAGCAAAAAGGCAAAAAGAAGGGCAAAATGCCTGGTTTTGATTCATTTTT